The Heptranchias perlo isolate sHepPer1 chromosome 17, sHepPer1.hap1, whole genome shotgun sequence genome has a segment encoding these proteins:
- the trnt1 gene encoding CCA tRNA nucleotidyltransferase 1, mitochondrial produces MWSRVLRIAGASRALGRGLVTMQLKTSEFESLFTDGLKSIAELFSKNNRELRIAGGAVRDLLSGKQPEDVDFATTATPEHMKELFQAAGIRMINNKGEKHGTITARVHNQNFEITTLRVDVVTDGRHAEVQFTTDWQIDAERRDLTINSMFLALDGTLYDYFNGYEDLKNKKVRFVGDPSRRIQEDYLRIMRYFRFYGKIAEESGDHDPKTLKSIKQHAKGMAGISGERIWFELKKTLVGNHAAHLVSLMYDLDVAQYIGLPVIEGSLEELNRVCKNVYYRSPKPMTVLSALFRTQDDVLRLDLRLKISKEEKQLGLFLVKYRRDLIKADGADPLKPYRDFIIDFREPDVQSRVCELLKYQGEEKLLKEMEQWSIPRFPVSGHDLRRIGIISGKEIGTMLQELRDTWKKSGYLMDKEELLSIVKNP; encoded by the exons ATGTGGAGCAGAGTGCTACGCATTGCCGGTGCAAGCAGGGCCCTGGGGCGAGGCCTCGTCACGATGCAGCTGAAGACGTCGGAGTTTGAGTCGCTGTTCACGGACGGCCTGAAGAGCATCGCAG AATTGTTCAGTAAAAACAACCGTGAGTTGAGAATCGCAGGTGGCGCCGTCAGGGATCTGTTAAGCGGGAAACAGCCAGAAGATGTGGACTTCGCCACCACTGCCACCCCTGAACATATGAAAGAATTATTCCAAGCCGCCGGTATTCGGATGATCAACAACAAAGGGGAGAAGCACGGCACCATCACTgcaaga GTGCATAATCAGAACTTTGAGATTACTACATTGCGAGTTGATGTTGTGACAGATGGAAGGCATGCTGAAGTACAGTTCACAACAGACTGGCAGATAGATGCTGAACGAAGAGACCTGACGATCAATTCAATGTTtttag CCCTTGATGGTACATTATATGATTATTTCAATGGCTATGAGGACCTGAAAAACAAGAAAGTTCGATTTGTAGGCGATCCATCACGGAGGATACAGGAAGATTATTTGAGAATAATGCGGTATTTTAG GTTTTATGGCAAGATTGCCGAAGAGTCAGGAGACCATGACCCAAAGACGCTGAAGTCTATCAAACAGCATGCAAAGGGCATGGCTGGCATTTCTGGAGAAAGAATCTGGTTTGAGCTGAAAAAAACTCTAGTTGGAAACCATGCTGCTCATCTTGTCAGCCTTATGTATGACCTGGATGTAGCCCAGTATATTG GGTTACCAGTAATTGAAGGCAGCCTGGAAGAACTAAACAGAGTGTGCAAAAATGTGTACTATCGCTCTCCAAAACCCATGACTGTCCTTTCAGCACTGTTTCGAACACAGGACGATGTTCTGAGACTTGACTTGAGGCTAAAAatttcaaaagaggaaaagcaacttggCTTATTCTTAGTTAAGTATAGAAGAGATTTGATCAAGGCTGATGGTGCTGATCCACTAAAACCCTACAGAGATTTCATTATAGAC TTCAGAGAACCAGATGTGCAAAGCAGAGTGTGTGAATTGCTGAAGTACCAAGGAGAGGAGAAGTTactgaaggagatggagcagtggtCCATTCCACGCTTTCCTGTTAGTGGCCATGACCTACGACGAATAGGAATAATTTCTGGAAAGGAGATtgggacaatgctgcaggaactTAGGGATACATGGAAAAAAAGTGGTTACCTGATGGATAAGGAAGAACTATTGAGCATTGTAAAAAATCCATAA